From a region of the Mytilus galloprovincialis chromosome 3, xbMytGall1.hap1.1, whole genome shotgun sequence genome:
- the LOC143066254 gene encoding uncharacterized protein LOC143066254, whose amino-acid sequence MGPVQTVNFITALNLPAVSITTLKSREREIGKTLEEYAKWSCQKALEKEIALSKIPETTANIGGDEETEVDGQDVIHVSFDGAWQKRGSGRCYNSLTGHATLLGETTGKCVNFGLKYGDCRKCDRVDEKGDCHDCRINHQGSAKSMESELAVQMVKEIQKTGCEVSSITMDDDSTTIARLRKEVNAEIMKFSDRNHVRKKVSRDLIGLQEKHRMSMNVVNYLTKDFSYALSQNKGNPENLRKVLKSIIPHAFGDHILCDKTWCQYHKNPDTYKHKSLPYGKELRNELNQLFDIYASNSEKLSHLGSSQGNESLNNMIALKAPKAKHFGGSESLAFRVASGVAQRTRVAHILEASNAIKINEIK is encoded by the exons AAACCCTTGAAGAATACGCTAAATGGTCATGTCAGAAAGCTTTAGAAAAAGAAATAGCACTGAGCAA AATACCAGAAACCACTGCTAATATCGGAGGTGATGAGGAAACTGAAGTAGACGGTCAAGATGTAATACATGTATCGTTTGATGGTGCGTGGCAAAAACGTGGTAGTGGTAGATGTTATAACAGTCTCACAG gACATGCAACGTTACTAGGGGAGACGACTGGAAAATGTGTAAACTTTGGTCTGAAGTATGGGGATTGCAGGAAATGTGACCGTGTAGATGAAAAAGGAGATTGCCATGATTGCAGAATAAATCACCAAGGAAGTGCAAAATCAATGGAATCTGAGCTAGCTGTACAAATGGTGAAGGAAATACAGAAAACAGGCTGTGAAGTAAGCAGCATTACTATGGATGATGACAGTACAACAATTGCAAGGCTGCGCAAAGAGGTTAATGCTGAAATAATGAAATTTAGTGACAGAAACCATGTTAGGAAAAAAGTGTCGCGAGATCTCATAGGACTGCAGGAAAAGCACAGAATGTCGATGAATGTTGTAAACTACCTTACAAAAGACTTTTCATATGCTCTCTCTCAAAACAAAGGAAATCCAGAAAATCTAAGAAAAGTGTTGAAATCCATCATCCCCCATGCTTTTGGAGACCATATATTGTGTGATAAAACGTGGTGTCAATATCACAAAAATCCTGACACGTACAAACATAAAAGTCTACCATACGGTAAAGAACTGAGGAACGAGCTTAACCAACTGTTCGATATATATGCATCCAACtctgaaaagttgtctcatttagGTAGTTCTCAAGGAAATGAGTCGTTGAATAATATGATCGCTTTGAAGGCACCAAAAGCGAAACATTTCGGCGGAAGTGAGTCTTTAGCGTTTCGTGTTGCCTCTGGTGTTGCCCAGAGAACGAGGGTCGCTCATATATTAGAGGCAAGTAATGCTATaaagataaatgaaataaaataa